The Micromonospora siamensis genome contains the following window.
CGGTCGCGCTGCTCGCTGCGCCCGAAGGCGTCCAGCCGTTCCCGGTCGGCCCAGTCGCTCATCACCAGGTAGGTGCGCGGGTCGTCGGCGTCGCGGACCAGGTCCTGGCGCAGACAGCCGTCCAGGGTGCCGATCTGCTCCGCCGCGGCCAGCCACTCCGCCTCGAAGCGCTCCTCGCAGCCGGGCCGGGTCCGCATCGCCAGGACGGTCCGCACGGTGCTCATCGCGCACCGCCGAAGACCAGGTCCAGGTTCTTGCGCAGCGCGTCCGCGTCCACCGGCTGGCTGCGGAAGGCGACGTGCCCGTCCGGGCGGATCAGGTACAGGGAGGTGCCGCCGGCCCCGTACCGGTCCCGGAAGCTCCCCTCGGCGTCGACCAGCGCCGGCGGGGCGAGCAGCCCCGGGTCGGGCGCGGCCGGGTCGAGCAGCAGGTACGCGTCCAGGTCGCCGCCGGCCCGGGACCGGGCGTCGGCGCAGAGCCCCGGCACGGCCGCCACCGTCGCCGGGTCGGCCGAGGCGTCCGCGTACACCAGCAGGGTGTGCCGGGTGCCGCGGGTCAGGTCGCGCAGCCGCAGCGGATGGCCGACCCCGCGGCGGCGCAGGCCGCCCACGTCGGGCGCCCGGTCGCCGGGGCGCGGCCCGGCGGCGAGCGCCTCGGGCGCCGCCAGGGACTCCCCCACCAGCGGGCTGTCGGCGTAGCTGAGCAGCATCGACATCTCCTGGAGGAACTGCCGCTCCAGGTCCGCCCGGTCCAGCTCGTCGGTGAAGGCCATCCGCACCGCCCGGCCGACGATCTCCTCCCCCTCCGGCCGCCGCTCGGTCTCGTAGCTGTCCAGCAGCCCCGGCGCCGCGATCCCCCGGACCGCCAGGGCGAGCTTCCAGGCCAGGTTCCAGGAGTCCTGGATGCCGGTGTTCATGCCCTGGCCGCCGGCCGGCGGGTGCAGGTGCGCGGCGTCACCGGCGACGAAGACCCGGCCGTCGCGGTACCGGTCGACGATGCCGTGGCTGATCCGGAAGATCGACGACCAGCGCAGGTTCGACGCCCGGGTGCCGGGCGGGGCGAGCCGGTCCAGCGCGACCTGTACGTCGGCCAGCGTCGGCTCGGCCAGCTCCTCGCTGAACCCGGGCGGGGCGTCCTTGCCGCCGGTCTGGGCGAAGAACCGGGGCGGCGCCAGGGTCGCGATCCGGTAGCGGTTCTCGCCACGCAGCGGTACGCAGACCAGCATGCCGTCCATCTGGCCGTCGGTCTCGTGCAGGAAACGCAGCAGGTGCCC
Protein-coding sequences here:
- a CDS encoding putative quinol monooxygenase, with the protein product MSTVRTVLAMRTRPGCEERFEAEWLAAAEQIGTLDGCLRQDLVRDADDPRTYLVMSDWADRERLDAFGRSEQRDRLLRVIRELRESAERHTYQVLHSMRADSGEAR